The following are encoded in a window of Pseudobdellovibrionaceae bacterium genomic DNA:
- a CDS encoding response regulator — protein sequence MALKVFYLDDEPDLLEMFADLFSSPEIEISTSADAVAGLKRLQSEKFDVVFLDYRLPGTTGDEIAKRIPPGPTLALITGDLAVHTDFPFKTIFSKPYKREEMLQFLRDQMK from the coding sequence ATGGCGCTTAAGGTTTTTTATCTCGACGACGAACCGGATCTTCTCGAGATGTTCGCGGACCTGTTCTCGAGCCCCGAGATCGAAATATCGACTTCGGCCGACGCGGTCGCGGGCCTCAAGCGTCTGCAGTCGGAAAAATTTGACGTCGTATTTTTGGACTATCGGCTTCCGGGAACGACCGGCGACGAAATCGCGAAACGTATCCCTCCGGGGCCGACGCTCGCGCTGATCACCGGGGATCTAGCCGTGCACACGGACTTTCCGTTCAAAACGATCTTCTCGAAACCCTACAAACGGGAAGAGATGCTCCAGTTTCTACGCGACCAGATGAAATGA
- a CDS encoding PAS domain S-box protein: protein MELTYSHFSDAMSLLSVEHHRFVECNDATLALFGYTSREEFFARTPWDLSPEFQPDGESSRTKAMRILALTMETGSHYFDWLHVRKDGTEVHCIVLLSRITHDGKTYIQTTCRDVTREKTALRQLQTQQHEMNQIMEALNQTALVCWTDAEGRITDVNDYYCIQCGYRREELIGETHEKLIPPGRPPELRAQMLEVLAQGKHWTGILNNQAKDGSIYWVNTVITPIRDMHGKIMKYLSIQTDLTRLTETQNKLNHAQEVARMGSWEFHFESNSFTGSQNFFRLYEVSPDHDESALADCVKMRVHPDDMPLVNAAMKESLETGNDYNVRHRLLFDDGSIKYFDCRANLVRDRMGTRFLGTAADVTETVFREEKMKQLLNFNRTVMDSADAILVTVDRDGVLTGMNEHSVKMLGYQPEELVGKSTSAIFHLREEMMQATLELNREFGLNLAKPCLDTFTYRARNGVTDSRQWTLVRKDGTNFQARLSITPLRDSQGAVYGFVGIARDLTQELAIREALEFEKAKSLHNAKLASLGEMAAGVAHEINNPLAMIVGSAELLETAREDAAKFQKKIDIIRRASGRIEKIVKGLQKFARTTGTTEFSVVDLRTVIQDALILVEGKARRHDVTISFEAQGDAAIYCDAVEIEQVIVNLLNNGIDAIKELPERWIRMEVHSSPTGVTLRVVDAGKGISHDVEPKLFQPFFTTKPVGEGTGLGLSIVKGILDQHRASIRLNRAEKNTCFELDFPRAPTPRNEASLHGA from the coding sequence ATGGAACTCACTTATTCCCACTTTTCGGATGCGATGTCCCTACTGTCCGTGGAGCACCACCGTTTCGTCGAATGTAACGACGCAACCTTGGCGCTCTTCGGATACACCTCCCGCGAGGAGTTCTTCGCAAGAACGCCTTGGGATCTGTCGCCCGAGTTCCAACCGGACGGTGAAAGCTCGCGCACCAAGGCCATGCGGATCTTGGCGCTCACGATGGAAACCGGCAGTCACTATTTCGACTGGTTGCATGTGCGTAAGGATGGGACCGAGGTCCACTGCATCGTGCTGCTGAGCCGGATCACGCATGACGGAAAAACCTATATCCAAACGACCTGCCGGGACGTCACCCGCGAAAAAACGGCGCTGCGCCAACTGCAAACCCAACAGCACGAGATGAACCAGATCATGGAGGCGCTCAATCAAACCGCCCTCGTCTGCTGGACCGACGCCGAAGGACGTATCACCGACGTGAACGACTACTACTGCATTCAGTGCGGATATCGCCGTGAAGAGCTGATCGGCGAAACCCACGAAAAGCTGATCCCGCCCGGTCGCCCGCCGGAGCTCCGCGCGCAAATGCTGGAAGTCCTAGCCCAGGGGAAGCACTGGACCGGGATTCTGAACAACCAAGCAAAAGACGGATCCATCTATTGGGTGAACACCGTCATCACGCCGATTCGCGATATGCACGGCAAGATCATGAAGTACCTTTCGATTCAGACCGACCTCACCCGCCTGACCGAAACGCAGAACAAATTGAATCACGCGCAGGAAGTGGCGCGGATGGGAAGCTGGGAATTCCACTTCGAATCGAATTCATTCACCGGGTCGCAGAACTTCTTCCGACTCTATGAAGTCAGCCCCGACCATGACGAAAGCGCCCTCGCGGACTGCGTCAAGATGCGCGTCCATCCCGACGATATGCCGCTGGTCAACGCCGCGATGAAAGAGAGTCTGGAAACTGGGAACGACTACAACGTCCGCCACCGCCTCCTCTTTGACGACGGCAGCATCAAATACTTCGACTGTCGGGCGAATCTTGTTCGGGACCGAATGGGGACCCGCTTCTTGGGAACGGCCGCGGACGTGACCGAAACCGTCTTCCGCGAAGAAAAGATGAAACAACTTCTGAACTTCAACCGCACCGTCATGGACAGCGCCGACGCGATTTTGGTTACGGTGGACCGCGACGGTGTGCTCACCGGAATGAACGAGCATTCGGTCAAAATGCTGGGGTACCAGCCCGAAGAACTTGTGGGTAAATCCACTTCAGCGATCTTTCACCTGCGCGAAGAGATGATGCAGGCGACATTGGAGCTGAACCGCGAGTTCGGGTTGAATCTCGCCAAACCTTGCTTGGACACCTTTACTTATCGCGCACGCAACGGCGTCACCGATAGTCGGCAGTGGACGCTCGTTCGCAAGGACGGAACGAATTTCCAAGCCCGCCTTAGCATCACGCCCCTACGGGATTCGCAGGGCGCAGTTTACGGATTCGTCGGGATTGCGCGGGACCTCACGCAGGAGTTGGCGATTCGCGAAGCGCTCGAGTTCGAAAAGGCCAAGTCTTTGCACAACGCAAAGCTCGCATCGCTGGGGGAAATGGCCGCCGGGGTTGCCCACGAAATCAATAACCCCCTCGCGATGATCGTGGGCTCGGCCGAGCTGCTCGAAACGGCGCGTGAGGATGCGGCAAAGTTTCAAAAGAAAATCGACATCATTCGCCGGGCCTCGGGCCGCATCGAAAAGATCGTCAAGGGTCTACAGAAATTCGCCCGCACCACCGGCACGACCGAATTCTCGGTCGTGGATCTACGCACCGTCATCCAAGACGCTTTGATCTTGGTCGAAGGCAAAGCCCGTCGCCATGACGTGACGATTTCATTCGAGGCCCAAGGTGACGCTGCCATCTACTGCGACGCCGTCGAGATCGAGCAGGTCATCGTCAATTTGCTCAACAACGGGATCGATGCGATCAAAGAGCTTCCCGAGCGCTGGATCCGCATGGAGGTTCACTCTTCCCCGACGGGCGTCACTTTGCGGGTGGTGGATGCCGGCAAAGGGATCTCTCACGATGTGGAACCGAAACTCTTCCAACCTTTCTTCACGACGAAACCCGTCGGCGAAGGCACGGGTTTGGGTCTTTCGATCGTGAAAGGAATTTTGGATCAGCACCGGGCTTCGATTCGTTTGAACCGGGCCGAAAAGAACACCTGCTTCGAGTTGGATTTCCCGCGGGCCCCGACTCCACGGAATGAGGCGAGTCTGCATGGCGCTTAA
- a CDS encoding MBL fold metallo-hydrolase: MSLEKGLVWAHQDIRLTGYSLAGITTSVGFSAADALFDVGQGLPWQIPFGNILITHGHMDHAAGLPYLIGQKAMHGTSRARIHLPPHLIEPLGEIMRIWSGVEEHTYNFEFIPVFPGRDYPLKGDYFARSFPTVHRVPSTGYTIFERKKRLKEEFRGRSPSELGRLRHGGTVIDESYEANVLSFTGDTQIEFLDSAQARESQVLVMECTFWDDKRNVARAREWGHIHLDELIPRLDDIRAQKILLIHSSVRYAPAELVRILDEKVPAVHRARVEVFPRGR; the protein is encoded by the coding sequence ATGTCGCTCGAGAAGGGGCTCGTCTGGGCCCACCAAGACATTCGGTTGACGGGATATTCGCTCGCGGGAATCACGACCAGCGTGGGCTTTTCCGCCGCCGACGCGCTTTTTGACGTCGGCCAGGGCTTGCCGTGGCAAATCCCATTCGGAAACATCCTGATCACCCACGGCCATATGGACCACGCGGCGGGCCTTCCCTATTTGATCGGGCAAAAGGCGATGCACGGGACCTCGCGTGCCCGTATCCACTTGCCCCCGCACTTGATCGAACCTTTAGGTGAAATCATGCGGATTTGGTCGGGGGTCGAAGAGCACACCTACAACTTCGAGTTCATTCCTGTTTTCCCGGGGCGGGACTATCCGCTCAAGGGGGACTACTTCGCGCGTAGCTTCCCGACGGTCCACCGGGTGCCTTCGACCGGGTACACGATCTTTGAACGCAAGAAACGCTTGAAAGAGGAGTTCCGCGGGCGTTCGCCGTCCGAGCTCGGTCGACTTCGTCATGGCGGCACCGTGATTGATGAATCCTACGAGGCCAACGTTCTTTCGTTCACCGGGGATACGCAGATCGAGTTTCTCGATTCCGCGCAGGCGCGGGAAAGTCAGGTCCTCGTGATGGAGTGCACGTTCTGGGACGACAAACGAAACGTCGCCCGGGCCCGGGAGTGGGGGCATATCCATCTCGATGAATTGATCCCCCGGCTGGACGACATTCGCGCGCAAAAAATTTTGCTCATTCACAGTTCGGTGCGCTACGCGCCGGCGGAGCTCGTGCGCATCTTGGACGAGAAAGTCCCGGCCGTGCATCGTGCGCGCGTCGAGGTCTTTCCTCGCGGTCGCTAG